In Erpetoichthys calabaricus chromosome 2, fErpCal1.3, whole genome shotgun sequence, a genomic segment contains:
- the LOC127526611 gene encoding embryonic protein UVS.2-like, producing MSLLYAIWYDPCSTSMIEKSGNFSSAKYPSQYPANSRCYFTIQLPADRVLLQFNSFSVQKSLGCTTDYVRVYDGSSRSSPVIMNNTCGSGPVIPIISSTSAMLVEFVTSAKGKGTGFTASYASVQCGGNMNNTSGTFATPNYPNVYPVNVICDWIITVPAMKKIQLQISPFNVEFAPGCIYDYLVVFDGPSLNSPILNNKYCGIYSSLKLTSSQNVVVVQFYSDASDVFPGFNATYTAI from the exons ATCCCTGTAGCACTTCTATGATTGAAAAATCAGGAAATTTTAGTTCTGCTAAATACCCAAGTCAGTATCCTGCCAACTCCAGATGTTACTTTACAATTCAGCTTCCAGCAGACAGG GTCCTGCTGCAGTTCAACAGTTTCAGTGTGCAGAAATCTCTAGGATGCACTACAGATTATGTCAGAGTATATGACGGTTCCAGTAGAAGCTCCCCAGTCATAATGAACAACACCTGTGGAAGTGGTCCTGTTATTCCCATTATTAGCAGTACCAGCGCAATGCTGGTGGAGTTTGTCACAAGTGCCAAAGGCAAAGGAACTGGTTTTACTGCTTCATATGCCAGTG TGCAATGTGGTGGCAATATGAACAATACAAGTGGAAcatttgcaacaccaaattatCCAAATGTGTATCCTGTTAACGTGATTTGTGACTGGATCATCACTGTTCCTGCAATGAAAAAG atACAGTTACAGATATCGCCATTCAATGTTGAGTTTGCACCCGGCTGTATTTACGACTATTTGGTGGTATTTGATGGGCCTTCCCTCAACTCGCCTATCTTGAATAACAAGTACTGTGGCATCTACTCAAGCCTGAAATTGACCTCCTCTCAAAATGTGGTGGTGGTGCAGTTCTACAGCGATGCCTCTGATGTCTTCCCTGGCTTTAATGCCACATACACAGCCATCTAA